The Mycobacterium sp. EPa45 genomic interval CGAACTGTCCGGTCTGGGGCGGATTCTGGCCGACGGCAGCGGCAACATCGTCGATATCCTGAAGAACCTCCAGACGTTTGTCACCGCGCTGCGTGACAGTAACCAGCAGATCGTCGAATTCCAAGGACATTTCGCGACACTGACCAGTGTGGTCAACGACCGCACTGACCTCAACTCCACCCTGAAAGATCTGAACGCGGCGATCAGTGACGTGCACCGATTCGTCAAAGGCAGCCGCGATCAGACAGTTGAACAGCTGCAAAGGCTGACCAACGTCACTCAAACCTTGGTCGACCACAAACGCGATCTCGAGAACATCTTGCATGTCACGCCCAATGCCATCGCCAACGGCTACAACATCTACAACCCGGACACCCACAGCAATATCGGCTCCTTCGTGTTGAACAACTTCTCCAACCCGGCAGCCTTCCTGTGTCAGGCGATCGAAGCCGTCGCCGACGTCACCGCTGGTGAGACCGCAAAACTGTGCAGCCAATACCTCGGTCCGGCACTCAACACGGTCGGGTTCAACTATCTGCCGTTTCCGTTCAGCTCCTACCTGATGAAATCACCGAGCCCAGAAAACCTCATCTACTCCGAGCCCAACCTCGCCCCCGGTGGGAGCGGGCCGAGACCTGCCGCCCCCGATGCGCCGCCAGCGATCTCCGCCTATACCGGCCTGAACGGCGACCAAGCGCCCCCACCCGGATACGGTGCACCACCAGCAGTCGCCCCAGGCCCCTCGGCGCCGGATCACCTGCCCGCCGACCCCTCTCCGGCCCTCTACCCGGGAGCCCCGGTCCCGCAGTCGCGAAGCCTCAACGACCTACTGCTGCCCGCTGAGGCGACCCCTGCACCGGCATCGGCAGCGGAGGTACCGCCCTCATGACCACTCGCCGACGCAGCCGCATGCTAGCGGTCATCGCCAGCTGTGCAGTAGTGACGCTGTCCGGCTGCGGATTCAACGGCCTCAATTCCCTACCATTGCCCGGTGCGGTCGGACGAAGCACCGACGCCAGCGTCTACCATATTCAATTCGCCAATGTCGGTACCCTGGAACCGAATTCGCCGGTGATGATCGATGACGTCGTCGTTGGCAGCGTCCGACAGATGACCTTCTCCAACTGGCACATCGATGTCGAGGTGTCGGTGAAGCCGGACGTTGTCGTTCCGGCCAACGCCGAAGCCAGGATCGGCCAAACCAGCCTGCTCGGCTCGATGCACATCGCGCTCGACCCCCCGCTCGGCCAACCGCCCACCGGAAGGCTCAATCCCGGAGCGACCGTTCAACTCGACAAAACCTCGACCTACCCGTCGACCGAACAGACCCTGGCGTCGCTAGCCGCCGTCGTCAACGGCGGGGGACTGGGCCAGATCGGCGACGTCATCCACAACTTCGCAGCCGCCCTATCCGGCCACGAAGGCGACATCCGGGATCTGCTGACCCGCCTAAACACGTTCGTTGACACACTGGATCGCCAGCGCGACAACATCATTGCCTCCATCCAAGCTCTCAACCGACTGGCGGGGACCTTCGCCGAACAGCGCGACCTCATCACCACCGCGCTGAAAAAGATTCCGCCGGCACTGGACGTGCTGATCCGCGAACGTCCCCGCCTCACCACGGCACTGGACAAACTGCGCACCTTCAGCACCACCGCCAC includes:
- a CDS encoding MCE family protein, coding for MTTRRRSRMLAVIASCAVVTLSGCGFNGLNSLPLPGAVGRSTDASVYHIQFANVGTLEPNSPVMIDDVVVGSVRQMTFSNWHIDVEVSVKPDVVVPANAEARIGQTSLLGSMHIALDPPLGQPPTGRLNPGATVQLDKTSTYPSTEQTLASLAAVVNGGGLGQIGDVIHNFAAALSGHEGDIRDLLTRLNTFVDTLDRQRDNIIASIQALNRLAGTFAEQRDLITTALKKIPPALDVLIRERPRLTTALDKLRTFSTTATGLVNDTQANLVEDLQNLQPTLQALADVGPDLDNALVFGSVFPFGQDLIKRGVRGDYMNFFGQIDLTVPRLKRSLLLGTRWEDQKAQLVPAPGEPYWQKYTYDPLGLPIAPPPPGGPLGPVPGNPPTPGLNALPPGVVLPVSPPPPVASAKPAQPGTPPVFAGPYGPADATPAPGDR
- a CDS encoding MCE family protein, with the protein product MNARRLRLAAVVVLVALLVAGAAVLIRNTYFAPKVITAYFTSATGIYPGDEVRISGVKVGTIAAIEPAGANAKMTLHVEHRMKVPADAKAIIVAQSLISARYVQLAPAFAKTGPTMADGAVIPVERTAVPVEWDEVNTQITRLATDLGPHSGVSETSVSRFIDTAANAMDGNGARLRQTLAELSGLGRILADGSGNIVDILKNLQTFVTALRDSNQQIVEFQGHFATLTSVVNDRTDLNSTLKDLNAAISDVHRFVKGSRDQTVEQLQRLTNVTQTLVDHKRDLENILHVTPNAIANGYNIYNPDTHSNIGSFVLNNFSNPAAFLCQAIEAVADVTAGETAKLCSQYLGPALNTVGFNYLPFPFSSYLMKSPSPENLIYSEPNLAPGGSGPRPAAPDAPPAISAYTGLNGDQAPPPGYGAPPAVAPGPSAPDHLPADPSPALYPGAPVPQSRSLNDLLLPAEATPAPASAAEVPPS